In a genomic window of Muntiacus reevesi chromosome 1, mMunRee1.1, whole genome shotgun sequence:
- the GATAD2B gene encoding transcriptional repressor p66-beta isoform X2 produces MDRMTEDALRLNLLKRSLDPADERDDVLAKRLKMEGHEAMERLKMLALLKRKDLANLEVPHELPTKQDGSGVKGYEEKLNGNLRPHGDNRTAGRPGKENINDEPVDMSARRSEPDRGRLTPSPDIIVLSDNEASSPRSSSRMEERLKAANLEMFKGKGIEERQQLIKQLRDELRLEEARLVLLKKLRQSQLQKENVVQKTPVVQNAASIVQPSPAHVGQQGLSKLPSRPGAQGVEQNLRTLQGHSVIRSATNTTLPHMLMSQRVIAPNPAQLQGQRGPPKPGLVRTTTPNMNPTINYQPSSSSVPCQRTTSSAIYMNLASHIQPGTVNRVSSPLPSPSAMTDAANSQAAAKLALRKQLEKTLLEIPPPKPPAPLLHFLPSAANSEFIYMVGLEEVVQSVIDSQGKSCASLLRVEPFVCAQCRTDFTPHWKQEKNGKILCEQCMTSNQKKALKAEHTNRLKNAFVKALQQEQEIEQRLQQQAALSPTTAPAVSSVSKQETIMRHHTLRQAPQPQSSLQRGMPTSARSMLSNFAQAPQLSVPGGLLGMPGVNIAYLNTGIGGHKAPSLADRQREYLLDMIPPRSISQSISGQK; encoded by the exons ATGGATAGAATGACAGAGGATGCTCTTCGCCTGAATCTGTTGAAGCGGAGCTTGGACCCAGCTGATGAGCGAGATGATGTCCTGGCTAAACGACTCAAAATGGAGGGGCATGAGGCCATGGAACGTCTGAAAATGTTGGCACTGCTCAAACGAAAGGATTTGGCAAATCTTGAGGTGCCACATGAGTTACCCACTAAACAAGATGGCAGTGGTGTCAAGGGCTATGAAGAGAAGCTTAATGGGAATCTCAGGCCTCATGGAGACAACAGGACTGCTGGAAGGCCAGGCAAAGAAAACATCAATGATGAACCTGTAGATATGAGTGCTAGACGGAG TGAACCAGACCGAGGAAGGCTAACTCCCTCCCCAGACATCATTGTTTTGTCTGATAATGAGGCTTCCAGCCCCCGTTCCAGCTCCCGAATGGAAGAAAGACTCAAAGCAGCCAACCTAGAGAtgtttaag GGGAAAGGCATTGAAGAACGGCAGCAGCTCATCAAGCAGCTGAGAGATGAGCTGCGATTGGAAGAAGCCCGACTGGTGCTGTtaaagaaactgagacagagTCAGCTACAGAAAGAGAACGTGGTTCAGAAG aCTCCAGTTGTACAGAATGCAGCATCTATTGTTCAGCCATCTCCTGCCCATGTGGGACAGCAAGGCCTGTCCAAGCTTCCCTCCCGGCCTGGGGCCCAAGGGGTTGAACAGAATTTGAGAACTTTACAG GGTCACAGTGTCATCCGTTCAGCGACCAATACCACCCTCCCACACATGTTAATGTCTCAACGTGTGATTGCGCCAAACCCAGCCCAGCTACAGGGTCAGCGGGGCCCACCTAAGCCTGGCCTTGTACGCACCACAACACCCAATATGAATCCCACCATCAATTACCAACCG TCAAGTTCTTCTGTTCCCTGTCAGCGCACAACATCCTCTGCCATCTATATGAATCTTGCCTCCCATATCCAGCCAGGGACCGTGAACAGAGTGTCCTCACCACTTCCTAGCCCCAGCGCCATGACAGATGCTGCCAACTCACAGGCTGCAGCCAAATTGGCTCTTCGCAAACAGCTGGAAAAGACACTCTTGGAGATTCCACCCCCTAAACCACCTGCTCCCTTGCTTCACTTCCTGCCTAGTGCAGCCAATAGCGAGTTCATCTACATGGTAGGCTTGGAGGAAGTTGTACAGAGTGTCATCGACAGCCAAG GGAAAAGCTGTGCCTCTCTTCTGCGGGTTGAACCCTTTGTTTGTGCCCAGTGCCGCACAGATTTCACCCCTCACTGGAAGCAGGAGAAGAATGGTAAGATTCTATGTGAGCAGTGTATGACCTCCAACCAGAAGAAGGCTCTAAAGGCAGAACATACCAACCGGCTGAAAAATGCTTTTGTTAAAGCCCTACAGCAGGAACAG GAAATTGAACAGCGATTACAGCAGCAGGCAGCCCTCTCCCCCACTACGGCTCCAGCTGTGTCCAGTGTCAGTAAACAAGAGACCATAATGAGACATCATACGCTTCGGCAG GCTCCACAGCCCCAAAGCAGCCTCCAGCGTGGTATGCCCACATCCGCCCGTTCTATGCTTTCCAACTTTGCCCAGGCGCCCCAGCTGTCTGTGCCGGGGGGCCTCCTTGGTATGCCAG GTGTCAACATTGCATACTTGAACACTGGTATTGGAGGACACAAAGCCCCCAGTCTGGCAGACCGACAGCGGGAATACCTTTTAGACATGATCCCTCCCCGGTCTATATCGCAGTCCATCAGTGGACAGAAATAA
- the GATAD2B gene encoding transcriptional repressor p66-beta isoform X1 encodes MDRMTEDALRLNLLKRSLDPADERDDVLAKRLKMEGHEAMERLKMLALLKRKDLANLEVPHELPTKQDGSGVKGYEEKLNGNLRPHGDNRTAGRPGKENINDEPVDMSARRSEPDRGRLTPSPDIIVLSDNEASSPRSSSRMEERLKAANLEMFKGKGIEERQQLIKQLRDELRLEEARLVLLKKLRQSQLQKENVVQKTPVVQNAASIVQPSPAHVGQQGLSKLPSRPGAQGVEQNLRTLQGHSVIRSATNTTLPHMLMSQRVIAPNPAQLQGQRGPPKPGLVRTTTPNMNPTINYQPQSSSSVPCQRTTSSAIYMNLASHIQPGTVNRVSSPLPSPSAMTDAANSQAAAKLALRKQLEKTLLEIPPPKPPAPLLHFLPSAANSEFIYMVGLEEVVQSVIDSQGKSCASLLRVEPFVCAQCRTDFTPHWKQEKNGKILCEQCMTSNQKKALKAEHTNRLKNAFVKALQQEQEIEQRLQQQAALSPTTAPAVSSVSKQETIMRHHTLRQAPQPQSSLQRGMPTSARSMLSNFAQAPQLSVPGGLLGMPGVNIAYLNTGIGGHKAPSLADRQREYLLDMIPPRSISQSISGQK; translated from the exons ATGGATAGAATGACAGAGGATGCTCTTCGCCTGAATCTGTTGAAGCGGAGCTTGGACCCAGCTGATGAGCGAGATGATGTCCTGGCTAAACGACTCAAAATGGAGGGGCATGAGGCCATGGAACGTCTGAAAATGTTGGCACTGCTCAAACGAAAGGATTTGGCAAATCTTGAGGTGCCACATGAGTTACCCACTAAACAAGATGGCAGTGGTGTCAAGGGCTATGAAGAGAAGCTTAATGGGAATCTCAGGCCTCATGGAGACAACAGGACTGCTGGAAGGCCAGGCAAAGAAAACATCAATGATGAACCTGTAGATATGAGTGCTAGACGGAG TGAACCAGACCGAGGAAGGCTAACTCCCTCCCCAGACATCATTGTTTTGTCTGATAATGAGGCTTCCAGCCCCCGTTCCAGCTCCCGAATGGAAGAAAGACTCAAAGCAGCCAACCTAGAGAtgtttaag GGGAAAGGCATTGAAGAACGGCAGCAGCTCATCAAGCAGCTGAGAGATGAGCTGCGATTGGAAGAAGCCCGACTGGTGCTGTtaaagaaactgagacagagTCAGCTACAGAAAGAGAACGTGGTTCAGAAG aCTCCAGTTGTACAGAATGCAGCATCTATTGTTCAGCCATCTCCTGCCCATGTGGGACAGCAAGGCCTGTCCAAGCTTCCCTCCCGGCCTGGGGCCCAAGGGGTTGAACAGAATTTGAGAACTTTACAG GGTCACAGTGTCATCCGTTCAGCGACCAATACCACCCTCCCACACATGTTAATGTCTCAACGTGTGATTGCGCCAAACCCAGCCCAGCTACAGGGTCAGCGGGGCCCACCTAAGCCTGGCCTTGTACGCACCACAACACCCAATATGAATCCCACCATCAATTACCAACCG CAGTCAAGTTCTTCTGTTCCCTGTCAGCGCACAACATCCTCTGCCATCTATATGAATCTTGCCTCCCATATCCAGCCAGGGACCGTGAACAGAGTGTCCTCACCACTTCCTAGCCCCAGCGCCATGACAGATGCTGCCAACTCACAGGCTGCAGCCAAATTGGCTCTTCGCAAACAGCTGGAAAAGACACTCTTGGAGATTCCACCCCCTAAACCACCTGCTCCCTTGCTTCACTTCCTGCCTAGTGCAGCCAATAGCGAGTTCATCTACATGGTAGGCTTGGAGGAAGTTGTACAGAGTGTCATCGACAGCCAAG GGAAAAGCTGTGCCTCTCTTCTGCGGGTTGAACCCTTTGTTTGTGCCCAGTGCCGCACAGATTTCACCCCTCACTGGAAGCAGGAGAAGAATGGTAAGATTCTATGTGAGCAGTGTATGACCTCCAACCAGAAGAAGGCTCTAAAGGCAGAACATACCAACCGGCTGAAAAATGCTTTTGTTAAAGCCCTACAGCAGGAACAG GAAATTGAACAGCGATTACAGCAGCAGGCAGCCCTCTCCCCCACTACGGCTCCAGCTGTGTCCAGTGTCAGTAAACAAGAGACCATAATGAGACATCATACGCTTCGGCAG GCTCCACAGCCCCAAAGCAGCCTCCAGCGTGGTATGCCCACATCCGCCCGTTCTATGCTTTCCAACTTTGCCCAGGCGCCCCAGCTGTCTGTGCCGGGGGGCCTCCTTGGTATGCCAG GTGTCAACATTGCATACTTGAACACTGGTATTGGAGGACACAAAGCCCCCAGTCTGGCAGACCGACAGCGGGAATACCTTTTAGACATGATCCCTCCCCGGTCTATATCGCAGTCCATCAGTGGACAGAAATAA